In one Streptomyces sp. NBC_01288 genomic region, the following are encoded:
- a CDS encoding MarR family winged helix-turn-helix transcriptional regulator — MDRRTREVEYEQMLLSRHGLLAQKGGRRKDGVLERSAYILLSRIRVQGPMSIGELSDAFGLDTSTLNRQTAAAMRSGLVERIPDPQGGMARKFRITDQGARMLDEEREGLVRSLDQIMDGWPDEDIDAFAAFLRRFNTDIERLGGRPWPRP; from the coding sequence ATGGACAGGCGCACGCGCGAGGTCGAGTACGAGCAGATGCTTCTCAGCCGGCACGGGTTGCTCGCACAGAAGGGCGGGCGCCGCAAGGACGGTGTGCTGGAGCGCAGCGCCTACATCCTGTTGAGCCGGATCCGCGTCCAAGGGCCCATGTCCATCGGCGAGTTGAGCGACGCCTTCGGTCTCGACACGTCCACCCTCAACCGGCAGACGGCGGCGGCCATGCGGTCCGGCCTGGTGGAGCGCATCCCCGACCCGCAGGGCGGCATGGCCCGCAAGTTCCGCATCACGGACCAGGGCGCGCGGATGCTCGACGAGGAACGCGAGGGTCTCGTCCGGTCCCTGGACCAGATCATGGACGGCTGGCCGGACGAGGACATCGACGCCTTCGCGGCTTTTCTACGACGCTTCAACACCGACATCGAACGGCTCGGCGGGCGCCCCTGGCCACGGCCGTGA
- a CDS encoding MFS transporter has protein sequence MDAPQPSARAGGVVATLAFAGTTAAIMQTLVTPLIADLPEMLHTSSSNAAWVITATLLVAAVCVPVVGRLGDLLGKRRMLLACSVPLMVGSVVCALSSSVVPMIVGRGLQGMGMGMVPLGIALLRDVVPQERLSPSIALVSASMGIGGGLGLPIAAAVAQYANWRALFWGSAALAVVVATLIWFLIPDVPAAAKGQRFDAPGALGLAVGLVCLLLGISKGADWGWGSATVLSLFAVALVAFLAWGVWELRTSDPLIDLRTTARPRVLITNIASVFVGVGMYSSMLVVPQLLQFPEATGYGLGQSMLASGLWMAPGGIMMMIVSPLGGKLTNARGPKFTLISGVLVITAGYALSMGLMSSAWGLMVVCIVINSGVGLAYGAMPALIMSSVPLSETAAANGFNTLMRSLGTSIGAAVIGVVLAQMTTTAGGYTFTSEGGFRTGLIIGGSVALLAALVAVAIPAVRAAAPTEEKTEAVSELEDAGVES, from the coding sequence ATGGACGCCCCCCAGCCTTCAGCCCGCGCAGGCGGCGTGGTCGCCACGCTGGCCTTCGCCGGCACCACCGCGGCGATCATGCAGACGCTGGTCACGCCGCTCATCGCCGACCTGCCGGAGATGCTGCACACCTCGTCCTCGAACGCCGCGTGGGTGATCACGGCAACCCTTCTGGTGGCCGCGGTCTGTGTGCCGGTCGTCGGCCGCCTCGGCGACCTGCTGGGCAAGCGCCGCATGCTGCTCGCCTGCTCCGTCCCGCTGATGGTGGGCTCGGTGGTCTGCGCGCTCTCCTCGTCCGTGGTCCCGATGATCGTCGGACGCGGTCTGCAGGGCATGGGCATGGGCATGGTCCCCCTCGGCATCGCCCTCCTCCGGGACGTCGTACCGCAGGAGCGACTGAGCCCCTCCATCGCCCTGGTCAGCGCCTCCATGGGCATCGGCGGCGGCCTCGGTCTGCCGATCGCCGCGGCCGTCGCCCAGTACGCCAACTGGCGTGCCCTGTTCTGGGGTTCGGCCGCTCTCGCCGTGGTCGTCGCCACGCTGATCTGGTTCCTGATCCCGGACGTACCGGCCGCCGCCAAGGGTCAGCGCTTCGACGCCCCCGGCGCCCTCGGCCTCGCCGTCGGCCTCGTCTGCCTGCTGCTCGGCATCTCCAAGGGTGCCGACTGGGGCTGGGGTTCGGCCACCGTGCTGAGCCTGTTCGCCGTCGCGCTCGTGGCCTTCCTGGCCTGGGGCGTATGGGAACTGCGGACCAGCGACCCGCTGATCGACCTCCGTACGACGGCCCGCCCCCGGGTCCTGATCACCAACATCGCCTCGGTCTTCGTCGGCGTCGGCATGTACTCCAGCATGCTGGTCGTCCCGCAGCTGCTCCAGTTCCCCGAGGCCACCGGTTACGGCCTGGGCCAGTCGATGCTCGCGTCCGGCCTCTGGATGGCGCCCGGCGGCATCATGATGATGATCGTCTCCCCGCTCGGCGGGAAGCTCACCAACGCCCGCGGCCCCAAGTTCACCCTGATCAGCGGCGTGCTCGTCATCACCGCCGGCTACGCCCTGTCGATGGGCCTGATGAGCTCCGCCTGGGGCCTCATGGTCGTCTGCATCGTCATCAACAGCGGCGTCGGCCTCGCCTACGGCGCGATGCCCGCCCTCATCATGAGCTCGGTCCCGCTCTCCGAGACCGCCGCGGCGAACGGCTTCAACACCCTGATGCGCTCCCTCGGCACCTCGATCGGCGCCGCGGTCATCGGCGTGGTCCTCGCCCAGATGACCACCACGGCAGGCGGCTACACCTTCACCTCCGAGGGCGGCTTCCGCACGGGCCTCATCATCGGCGGCAGCGTCGCCCTGCTGGCGGCCCTGGTCGCGGTGGCCATCCCGGCGGTACGGGCGGCCGCGCCGACCGAGGAGAAGACCGAGGCGGTCAGCGAGCTGGAGGATGCGGGGGTCGAGTCCTGA
- a CDS encoding TetR/AcrR family transcriptional regulator, whose protein sequence is MMTGPNDAPAPARRRDARRNRELLIEAAHAVFTEQGLHAPIDVIARRAGIGNATLYRHFPTRAALVDAVFRDLLTDTMTVGEQARAAEDAWAGLTGYLETVFAGLAADRGTNDLMTTHLDGVESLQAVHAHNRHTVELLLSRGRDQGTVRADVTPEDVLFALAALGRTVPSLTAAAGPDAWRRPLALLLDGLRATPATTPLPSPTLTATQLNDALQGLGPRN, encoded by the coding sequence ATGATGACGGGCCCGAACGACGCGCCGGCACCTGCCCGACGCCGCGATGCGCGGCGCAATCGGGAGTTGCTGATCGAGGCCGCCCACGCCGTCTTCACCGAACAGGGGCTGCACGCGCCGATCGACGTGATCGCCCGCCGCGCGGGCATCGGCAACGCCACGCTGTACCGACACTTCCCCACCCGCGCCGCGCTGGTGGACGCGGTCTTCCGCGACCTGCTCACCGACACGATGACCGTGGGCGAGCAGGCACGCGCCGCCGAGGACGCGTGGGCCGGGCTGACCGGTTATCTGGAGACCGTCTTCGCCGGTCTGGCCGCCGACCGCGGCACCAACGACCTGATGACCACCCACCTCGACGGCGTCGAATCACTTCAGGCCGTGCACGCCCACAACCGGCACACCGTGGAACTGCTGCTGAGCCGGGGCCGCGACCAGGGCACGGTCCGTGCGGACGTCACCCCGGAGGACGTCCTGTTCGCCCTCGCCGCCCTGGGCCGCACCGTCCCGTCCCTCACGGCGGCCGCCGGCCCCGACGCCTGGCGCCGCCCGCTCGCCCTCCTTCTCGACGGTCTGCGCGCCACCCCCGCTACGACCCCGCTCCCCTCCCCCACCCTCACCGCGACCCAGCTCAACGACGCGCTACAGGGCCTCGGGCCGCGTAACTAA
- a CDS encoding patatin-like phospholipase family protein, whose amino-acid sequence MHGTALVLGGGGPVGGAWMTGVLAGLAEAGVDLDRADVIIGTSAGAIFGARLAAGETPQESYERQVTRADKVQLRVTTAQTMRFLWAALGSRDPQRSVRRLGRAALGARTGPESELLDAVGTLLRGARDWPDRALRIAAVDATTGVLETFDADSKVPLLEAVAASCAVPLVSPPVTAAGRRWIDGGSRTTANLHLAADHHHILAIAPIPRAVGPHPSAQDQAAQLAAQGAEITLLTPDRAARRAMGRDLTADARRPAAARVGHAQATALAHAVHAVWRGRA is encoded by the coding sequence ATGCATGGCACGGCACTGGTCCTGGGTGGTGGTGGGCCCGTCGGCGGGGCGTGGATGACGGGGGTGCTCGCCGGTCTGGCAGAGGCCGGTGTCGACCTCGACCGAGCCGACGTGATCATCGGCACCTCCGCGGGCGCGATCTTCGGCGCACGGCTCGCGGCCGGCGAGACACCGCAGGAGTCGTACGAACGTCAGGTGACCCGCGCCGACAAGGTGCAGCTGCGGGTCACCACGGCCCAGACGATGCGCTTCCTGTGGGCGGCGCTGGGATCCCGAGATCCGCAGCGCTCCGTGCGACGTCTCGGCCGTGCGGCCCTCGGCGCACGCACCGGACCCGAGTCCGAACTCCTCGACGCGGTCGGCACGTTGCTGCGCGGCGCACGGGACTGGCCCGACCGCGCCCTGCGGATCGCAGCCGTCGACGCCACGACCGGGGTCCTGGAGACGTTCGACGCCGACTCGAAGGTCCCCCTCCTGGAAGCGGTCGCCGCGAGCTGCGCCGTCCCTCTCGTCTCGCCGCCCGTCACGGCCGCGGGCCGCCGCTGGATCGACGGCGGCAGCCGCACGACCGCCAACCTCCACCTGGCCGCCGACCACCACCACATCCTGGCCATCGCACCGATCCCGCGTGCGGTCGGCCCGCACCCCAGCGCCCAGGACCAGGCGGCCCAACTCGCCGCCCAGGGAGCCGAGATCACCCTCCTGACCCCCGACCGTGCGGCCCGACGCGCAATGGGCCGCGACTTGACCGCCGACGCCCGCCGCCCGGCAGCGGCCCGAGTCGGCCACGCCCAGGCGACGGCCCTCGCGCACGCGGTGCATGCCGTGTGGCGTGGCCGCGCGTGA
- a CDS encoding cytochrome P450 family protein, protein MTAPTLQDLAPDGLDLTADPHLVYAALRERGPVHRVLVPGSGETWLVVTRDAARAALADPRLRNDIRHSSTWQDDGGHALGRNMLQTDPPDHTRLRRLVAGHFTPARIAALRPRIVEIAADLLAELPARGTVDLVSRYALPLPVTVICDLFGVPAADRAVFHAWSNELVMPASPEAGASAAAALGGYLAELIHRKRGTQETDLLGGLVGAAREPAAASPLTSEELLGMAFLLLVAGHETTVNLISATVHALLTHPAQLELLRAERDLAGAAVEEALRHYSPVHATAFRFAAESLDLAGTRIPAGDAVQISLAAASRDPLHFPEPDRFCLRRRGPAHLAFGHGLHHCLGAPLARTEAAIAVRLLLHHCPELALATDPATLTWRTSTLLRGLSELPVRIGPSGDPGGAG, encoded by the coding sequence GTGACGGCACCCACCCTGCAAGACCTGGCCCCCGACGGCCTCGACCTGACCGCCGACCCCCACCTCGTCTACGCGGCCCTGCGTGAGCGCGGCCCCGTGCACCGGGTTCTGGTGCCGGGCAGTGGGGAGACCTGGCTGGTCGTCACCCGGGACGCGGCTCGCGCCGCGCTGGCCGACCCGCGCCTGCGCAACGACATCCGGCACTCCTCGACGTGGCAGGACGACGGCGGACACGCCCTCGGCCGGAACATGCTGCAGACCGATCCGCCGGACCACACGCGGCTGCGGCGACTGGTCGCGGGGCACTTCACGCCCGCGCGGATCGCCGCTCTCCGGCCGCGGATCGTGGAGATCGCCGCCGATCTGCTCGCGGAGCTTCCGGCGCGGGGGACGGTGGATCTGGTGAGCCGGTATGCCCTGCCGCTGCCCGTCACGGTGATCTGTGACCTGTTCGGGGTGCCCGCCGCCGACCGCGCGGTGTTCCACGCCTGGTCGAACGAACTCGTCATGCCCGCCTCGCCCGAGGCGGGTGCCTCGGCCGCCGCCGCCCTGGGCGGCTACCTGGCTGAGTTGATCCACCGGAAGCGCGGCACGCAGGAGACCGACCTGCTCGGTGGTCTGGTCGGCGCGGCCCGCGAGCCCGCCGCCGCGTCGCCCCTCACCTCCGAGGAACTCCTCGGAATGGCCTTCCTCCTGCTCGTCGCCGGGCACGAGACGACCGTCAATCTGATCTCCGCGACCGTCCACGCCCTGCTCACCCACCCCGCCCAACTCGAACTGCTGCGCGCTGAACGGGACTTGGCAGGTGCCGCCGTGGAGGAGGCGCTGCGTCACTACTCGCCCGTGCACGCCACCGCGTTCCGTTTCGCGGCCGAGTCCCTGGACCTCGCCGGTACCCGCATCCCGGCCGGGGACGCGGTACAGATCTCCCTGGCGGCGGCTTCCCGCGATCCGCTGCACTTCCCCGAGCCCGACCGCTTCTGCCTACGGCGCCGGGGACCCGCGCACCTCGCCTTCGGCCACGGCCTCCACCACTGCCTGGGAGCACCCCTGGCCCGCACCGAGGCCGCCATCGCCGTACGCCTCCTCCTGCACCACTGCCCTGAACTCGCCCTCGCCACCGACCCCGCGACACTGACCTGGCGAACGAGCACGCTGCTGCGGGGCCTGAGCGAACTGCCGGTGCGTATCGGCCCGTCGGGAGACCCGGGCGGTGCGGGCTAG
- a CDS encoding AraC family transcriptional regulator — MGKNGQYRPEITDVSYRPSLSAPIGMDIVGFTELLARGERRGIDLSAPQRPDFHHLIHVTEGTLRHRVDFTDCAVEESGWLWVSSGQVHQYVPADLTTTRGTIVIWQPGFVLADPPFDQSPLLPTGPHARAARLALRHLTHEYADLASLPLDAHLQTLRTLLSVLLLRLSHVRPDPVSSAPPDDTFRRYSAALERDFRTSHQVADYAAALGYSPRTLTRATLAATGTTAKQYLDARILLEAKRLLVHTDATAADVSRTLGFSEPTDFAKFFRKREGRTPLEFRAVARGQT, encoded by the coding sequence ATGGGAAAAAACGGTCAGTATCGGCCCGAGATCACGGACGTGTCGTACCGTCCGTCACTCAGCGCGCCCATCGGTATGGACATCGTGGGATTCACCGAGCTGCTCGCGCGCGGTGAGCGTCGCGGCATCGATCTTTCGGCGCCGCAGCGGCCGGACTTCCACCACCTGATCCACGTCACCGAGGGCACGCTGCGCCACCGGGTGGACTTCACGGACTGCGCGGTGGAGGAGAGCGGCTGGCTGTGGGTGAGCTCGGGGCAGGTGCACCAGTACGTCCCCGCCGACCTGACGACGACCCGGGGCACGATCGTCATCTGGCAGCCCGGCTTCGTCCTGGCCGATCCCCCCTTCGACCAGTCACCCCTGCTCCCGACGGGCCCGCACGCGCGAGCGGCCCGCCTGGCACTCCGTCACCTGACCCACGAATACGCCGACTTGGCGTCGCTCCCCCTCGACGCCCACCTCCAGACGCTCCGCACGCTCCTCTCCGTCCTCCTGTTGCGCCTCTCGCACGTCCGCCCGGACCCGGTGTCGTCCGCCCCGCCCGACGACACGTTCCGCCGCTACAGCGCCGCCCTGGAACGGGACTTCCGCACGAGCCACCAAGTCGCCGACTACGCCGCCGCGTTGGGCTACAGCCCGCGCACCCTCACCCGGGCGACCCTCGCGGCGACCGGCACGACCGCCAAGCAGTACCTCGACGCCCGCATCCTCCTGGAGGCCAAGCGCCTCCTCGTCCACACCGACGCGACGGCGGCGGACGTCTCCCGCACGCTCGGCTTCAGCGAGCCGACCGACTTCGCGAAGTTCTTCCGCAAGCGAGAGGGCCGTACGCCGCTGGAGTTCCGGGCGGTGGCACGCGGGCAGACATGA
- a CDS encoding non-oxidative hydroxyarylic acid decarboxylases subunit B, giving the protein MRLIVGMTGATGAVLGVRLLEQLAELPEVETHLVLSRWARTTVELETGYTAREVAELADVVHSPEDQGATIASGSFRTDGMVIVPCSMKTLAGIRTGYADGLIGRAADVILKERRPLVLVPRETPLSEIHLENMLDLARKGVRIVPPMPAFYNHPASVDDIVTHITSRVLDQLDLPAPAAKRWEGMRPARDARVHPAA; this is encoded by the coding sequence GTGCGACTGATCGTGGGGATGACCGGAGCGACCGGGGCCGTCCTCGGTGTCCGGCTGCTGGAGCAGCTCGCCGAGCTGCCCGAGGTGGAGACCCATCTCGTCCTCAGCCGCTGGGCCCGGACGACCGTCGAGCTGGAGACGGGGTACACCGCCCGCGAGGTCGCCGAGCTGGCGGACGTCGTCCACAGCCCCGAGGACCAGGGGGCCACCATCGCCTCCGGGTCGTTCCGCACCGACGGCATGGTCATCGTGCCCTGCTCCATGAAGACCCTTGCCGGCATCCGCACCGGCTACGCCGACGGGCTGATCGGCCGCGCCGCGGACGTGATCCTCAAGGAGCGCCGCCCACTGGTCCTCGTGCCACGCGAGACACCCCTGAGCGAGATCCACCTGGAGAACATGCTCGACCTCGCCCGCAAGGGCGTGCGGATCGTGCCGCCGATGCCCGCCTTCTACAACCACCCCGCCTCGGTCGACGACATCGTCACCCACATCACCTCCCGCGTCCTCGACCAGCTCGACCTGCCCGCCCCCGCCGCCAAGCGCTGGGAAGGCATGCGACCCGCCCGTGACGCCCGCGTCCACCCCGCCGCCTGA
- a CDS encoding non-oxidative hydroxyarylic acid decarboxylases subunit C, whose protein sequence is MPYDDLRSFLDTLDKENQLLRITEQVLPEPDLAAAANAAGRIGEGAPALYFDNVKGFTDARIAMNVHGSWRNHALALGLPPDTSVREQVEEFARRWDAFPVAPERRADAPWRENTQQGADIDLFKVLPLFRLNDGDGGFYLDKAAVVSRDPRDPDHFGKQNVGTYRIEVIGRDRLAFQPVPMHDVAQHLHAAEESGEDLPIAITLGNDPVITIVAGMPMGYDQSEYEMAGALRGAPAPIATAPLTGFDVPWGSEVVIEGVVESRKRQIEGPFGEFTGHYSGGRRMPTIRVDRVSYRTDPVFESLYLGMPWSEVDFLVGPNTCVPLLKQLRAEFPEVQAVNAMYTHGLAVIVSTKKRYGGFAKAVGMRAMTTPHGLGYVTQVIVVDEDVDPFDLPQVMWAMSAKVNPQDDVIIVPNLSVMALAPAANTPGITSKMIIDATTPVAPDNRGHFDTPVRDLPETPEWADRLRALIAAR, encoded by the coding sequence ATGCCCTACGACGACCTCCGCAGCTTCCTGGACACCCTGGACAAGGAGAACCAGCTGCTGCGGATCACCGAACAGGTCCTCCCCGAACCGGACCTGGCCGCCGCCGCCAACGCGGCCGGACGCATCGGCGAAGGCGCCCCGGCCCTCTACTTCGACAACGTCAAGGGCTTCACGGACGCCCGGATCGCGATGAACGTCCACGGCTCCTGGCGCAACCACGCCCTCGCCCTCGGACTGCCCCCGGACACCTCCGTGCGTGAGCAGGTCGAGGAGTTCGCCCGCCGCTGGGACGCCTTCCCGGTCGCACCGGAGCGCCGTGCGGACGCGCCCTGGCGGGAGAACACCCAACAGGGCGCCGACATCGACCTGTTCAAGGTCCTCCCGCTGTTCCGGCTCAACGACGGCGACGGCGGTTTCTACCTCGACAAGGCGGCCGTGGTCTCCCGCGACCCGCGCGACCCGGACCACTTCGGCAAGCAGAACGTCGGCACCTACCGCATCGAGGTCATCGGCCGCGACCGCCTCGCCTTCCAGCCGGTCCCCATGCACGACGTGGCCCAACACCTGCACGCCGCCGAGGAGTCGGGTGAAGACCTCCCCATCGCGATCACCCTCGGCAACGACCCCGTCATCACGATCGTCGCCGGTATGCCGATGGGCTACGACCAGTCCGAGTACGAGATGGCCGGCGCCCTGCGCGGGGCCCCCGCCCCCATCGCCACCGCCCCCCTCACCGGCTTCGACGTCCCCTGGGGTTCCGAGGTCGTCATCGAGGGCGTGGTCGAGAGCCGCAAGCGTCAAATAGAGGGCCCCTTCGGCGAGTTCACCGGCCACTACTCCGGCGGCCGACGCATGCCGACGATCCGTGTCGACCGCGTCTCCTACCGCACCGACCCGGTCTTCGAGTCCCTCTACCTCGGTATGCCGTGGAGCGAGGTGGACTTCCTCGTCGGCCCCAACACCTGCGTCCCCCTCCTCAAACAACTCCGCGCCGAGTTCCCCGAGGTGCAGGCCGTCAACGCCATGTACACCCACGGCCTCGCGGTGATCGTCTCCACGAAGAAGCGCTACGGCGGCTTCGCCAAGGCGGTCGGCATGCGCGCGATGACCACACCGCACGGCCTCGGCTACGTCACGCAGGTCATCGTCGTGGACGAGGACGTCGACCCCTTCGACCTGCCCCAGGTGATGTGGGCGATGTCCGCGAAGGTGAACCCCCAGGACGACGTGATCATCGTCCCCAATCTGTCGGTCATGGCACTGGCCCCGGCCGCCAACACCCCGGGAATCACCAGCAAGATGATCATCGACGCCACGACCCCGGTCGCACCGGACAACCGTGGCCACTTCGACACCCCGGTACGGGACCTGCCCGAGACCCCGGAGTGGGCCGACCGGCTGCGCGCCCTCATCGCCGCCCGATAA
- a CDS encoding non-oxidative hydroxyarylic acid decarboxylases subunit D: protein MICPRCAHDTVDTVTTSPVHGVWDVLQCARCLYMWRTTEPDRRTRREAYPVEFRITQADIDAAPEVPVVPPLRVG, encoded by the coding sequence ATGATCTGCCCCCGCTGCGCCCACGACACGGTCGACACCGTGACCACCTCGCCGGTCCACGGCGTATGGGACGTACTCCAATGCGCCCGCTGCCTCTACATGTGGCGCACCACCGAACCCGACCGCCGCACCCGGCGCGAGGCCTACCCCGTCGAGTTCCGGATCACCCAGGCCGACATCGACGCCGCCCCGGAGGTGCCCGTCGTACCGCCGCTGCGCGTTGGCTGA
- a CDS encoding ATP-binding protein, whose translation MRTHRRTHRRSVRVEYLLPDEAASAGQARKLTSEFLARSRHQLARVDAEQIDDATLIVSELVANATEHGRGECRLRLQLSDERVTVEVYDGNPAPPRVRPLTVEGESGRGLAMVRCLAHRLDVTPLTGGGKRVRAILAI comes from the coding sequence ATGCGTACGCATCGGCGTACCCATAGGCGTTCCGTACGCGTGGAGTACCTGCTGCCCGACGAGGCCGCGTCGGCGGGTCAGGCACGGAAGTTGACCTCGGAGTTCCTCGCGCGCTCCCGCCATCAGTTGGCACGGGTGGACGCGGAGCAGATCGACGACGCGACGCTGATCGTGTCCGAACTCGTCGCCAACGCGACCGAGCACGGCCGCGGTGAGTGCCGGCTGCGCCTCCAACTGTCCGACGAGCGCGTCACGGTCGAGGTCTACGACGGCAACCCGGCCCCGCCGCGCGTGCGGCCGTTGACGGTCGAGGGCGAGAGCGGACGCGGCCTGGCCATGGTCCGCTGCCTGGCCCACCGCCTGGACGTCACCCCGCTCACCGGGGGCGGCAAGCGGGTGCGGGCGATCCTGGCGATCTGA
- a CDS encoding PP2C family protein-serine/threonine phosphatase, producing the protein MAAAKPQRSLSVLTWLPAAVMAVVAVGDIVTGPGLGFLPLASLGPAFAGLVGGWRRTAWFGAAALALCVGLGLYDGLFQERRGFLAMVSVVGVTGAGIAAAVMRGRREAELASVRSIAEVAQRVLLRPVPLTAGPLQAAVSYTSAVAEARIGGDLYEVVASPHGVRVIVGDVQGKGLAAVETAAVVLGAFREAAHDEPDLVGLGERLERSVSRVLSDEKFVTAVLAEIGTDHEVLFLNYGHPPPMVVRRNGTADFPAPPSYAPPLGLGGAQGSESPKPFSVRFAPGEQLLLYTDGVTEARDGHGTFYPLGERAHLLKEPDAQSALGSLREDLVRHTAGPLHDDAAMLLLRYHGHATTTEEIPPGR; encoded by the coding sequence ATGGCCGCAGCGAAGCCGCAGCGCAGTCTTTCCGTGCTGACCTGGCTGCCCGCCGCGGTGATGGCGGTGGTGGCGGTCGGCGACATCGTCACGGGCCCCGGCCTCGGCTTCCTGCCTCTGGCCTCCCTCGGCCCCGCCTTCGCCGGACTGGTCGGCGGCTGGCGCCGTACCGCGTGGTTCGGCGCGGCGGCGCTCGCCCTGTGCGTCGGACTCGGTCTCTACGACGGCCTGTTCCAGGAACGCCGGGGCTTCCTGGCGATGGTGTCGGTGGTGGGCGTGACCGGCGCGGGCATCGCCGCCGCCGTGATGCGCGGCCGCCGCGAGGCCGAACTCGCGAGCGTGCGCTCCATCGCGGAGGTCGCGCAGAGAGTTCTTCTACGGCCCGTGCCGCTGACCGCGGGACCCCTCCAGGCGGCGGTCTCGTACACCTCGGCCGTCGCGGAAGCGCGCATCGGCGGCGACTTGTACGAGGTGGTCGCCTCCCCACACGGGGTGCGGGTCATCGTCGGCGATGTGCAGGGCAAAGGGCTCGCCGCCGTGGAGACGGCCGCCGTGGTGCTCGGCGCGTTCCGCGAGGCCGCGCACGACGAACCCGACCTCGTCGGACTCGGCGAACGCCTGGAGCGCAGCGTCTCCCGCGTGCTGTCCGACGAGAAGTTCGTGACCGCCGTCCTCGCCGAGATCGGAACGGACCACGAGGTGCTCTTCCTCAACTACGGCCACCCGCCCCCGATGGTCGTCCGCCGCAACGGCACCGCCGACTTCCCGGCACCGCCCTCCTACGCCCCGCCGCTCGGCCTGGGCGGCGCGCAGGGCAGCGAGAGCCCGAAGCCGTTCTCCGTGCGCTTCGCGCCGGGCGAGCAACTGCTGCTCTACACCGACGGCGTCACCGAGGCCCGCGACGGCCATGGCACGTTCTATCCGCTGGGCGAGCGGGCGCACCTGCTGAAGGAGCCCGACGCGCAGAGCGCCCTGGGCTCCCTGCGCGAGGACCTGGTCCGGCACACGGCCGGACCGCTCCACGACGACGCCGCGATGCTCCTGCTGCGCTATCACGGCCACGCGACCACGACCGAGGAGATCCCTCCCGGCCGGTGA
- a CDS encoding MarR family winged helix-turn-helix transcriptional regulator, whose protein sequence is MTTPEQPLRPMSPHEEELVRELARVMLVLPRAVDADMLREQRLPLSEYTTLMHLSEATDRRMRMSELASVCNLSLSGMTRIVTRLETQGLVGRERCAEDARGWNAVLTDQGLARLQEAWPAHLSSVRRHVLDHVDASDLTRLLGVMRRIAA, encoded by the coding sequence ATGACCACGCCCGAGCAGCCACTGCGCCCCATGAGTCCGCACGAGGAGGAGCTGGTGCGCGAACTCGCGCGGGTGATGCTCGTGCTGCCCCGGGCCGTCGACGCCGACATGCTGCGCGAGCAGCGCCTGCCGCTGTCCGAGTACACGACCCTCATGCACCTGTCCGAGGCCACGGACCGGCGCATGCGCATGAGCGAGCTGGCGTCCGTCTGCAACCTCTCGCTGAGCGGCATGACCCGCATCGTCACCCGTCTGGAGACCCAGGGGCTGGTCGGACGGGAGCGGTGCGCCGAGGACGCCCGGGGCTGGAACGCCGTCCTCACCGACCAGGGTCTCGCCCGCCTCCAGGAGGCATGGCCCGCCCATCTGTCCAGCGTCCGGCGTCATGTCCTCGACCACGTCGACGCCTCCGACCTGACCCGGCTCCTCGGCGTGATGCGCCGTATCGCCGCCTGA